Proteins co-encoded in one Bombus pyrosoma isolate SC7728 linkage group LG4, ASM1482585v1, whole genome shotgun sequence genomic window:
- the LOC122566658 gene encoding focal adhesion kinase 1 isoform X4, whose translation MMVERVEDHLFMYRRPVYRVFQYLETTDHEGMSTGVGDGAGGGGGVQGSGGGRNTPPHGSPTPMDKATLKVHLPNGGFNVVKFGDAIDVRGIISLVTSRLSVGTRHYRNLYAMRLHHPGSGESYWLHQDTTMYQVQEKYEKKHPHCEWRYELRVRYLPQNLNDLYEKDKVTFYYYYDQVRNDYLCANHAALDQDVAVQLCCLEIRYFFKDMPQVALDKKSNLEYLEREVGLHKFLPRSVLNGMKPKALRKLIQQHFKKVAALSELECMFKFFDLLRAHYRFDQERFICALGSSWSIPVELVIGPDLGISYMAHRGGTVPTRMAEFSQIQSIQTLVSDCKEHAKACIKLRVAGAAETLSITCSSLDQAESLADLIDGYCRLITGSNTSLWNRKAASWKNYPCPCKDAHPPKYRQEGSNSPEKNVSKTGTILSEDYAEIVDEEGDYSTPATRDYEIVRNQVELGEIIGEGQFGNVHKGSYKGRDNQVIPVAVKTCKVDADLATSEKFLEEAYIMQQFEHPHIIRLIGVCSEAPIWLVMELAKLGEMRAYLQSNKHRLDLATLLLYTFQLSTALSYLESKKFVHRDIAARNVLVSAHNSVKLADFGLSRWVEDQSYYTASRCKLPIKWMAPESINFRRFTTSSDVWMFGVCMWEILMLGVKPFQGVKNNEVIRKLENGERLALPNHCPPRLYSLMSQCWSYEPSKRPTFKEIRETLHEILLEEKHQQQETMRRENRRVQAMSWGADDVPPPKPSRQPQNTTDQSQLTAAAPVSTYIVAQSPEVLAQLLKDNQTRGVCPSVYTTPASPFNTLAVQFQDEEQVLTTALVSDLPFFDSATSEPSASHDTHSGDSTLSDTNLDSLDSSDTPLMSSLNISDATQAQSPAANRKQQKVKEMQNLYAVSSKVVGSITGDLYSPVQKFTTSNAIPATTSVATCGEIYGPVANFTQSSAIVGNLSQSPSVGGNFGENPGNFGPSSLNSIVGLNNQNHSSNFGQFSVNNTNQTFGVAQPVSQNSSCIQNPVTAVAYPRVSIVSSTSAVVPGSNTECLYGPVLKFRAQNIQNQNVSDLKPVNVSVGSAIPNSRSNLAHTSAPGQNLQAQPMHAQNYQHQQIYSNISHPGTQPMYMSQSQNVQNIQKQNPIHQPVSYIPTQHTNQQNQATGANPIYTAQTASVTVVQAQKIQGPVYVQQIQAGIASHVPSAQAMNQQLSFEIAQSHPVQMHFATSGGSVQPTSQQHMHPSTSNIVMGQQSTSVIATQHAPTQCNVSNLSATIANATQYLQQPVMQAGIIRSSTPQIATGVAKITTFVNQKQDEQLTSSTDGTLSGSLISSAVSDSTMSSSSSMTEEAQQDQRAIQSQFDNIAENFNSGIDDEQKLLEQRLLEQQRQSEEDSRWLAREEKRLSIATSGDESASPPIPRSVTQSPNHEQHSANTGSIGSDKSTEKIIVVKKMEPTPTADLDRTNDKVYDCTTSVVRAVMSLSQGVQQSKADQYLELVRKVGIELKALLSSVDVLMDILPTSAHREVEMAHKVLSKDMAELVAAMKQAQKYSATTLDAEYRKGMLSAAHILAMDAKNLLDVIDSIRIRYPYVEGQICQKQNHISTSQESMPESRIRSSQSGEHFLRRSQSSERQGTTFRQSQSGDLLHRMGQSVDRSLQGSQTDVSSSSSLERRHHIVTNSLERNSTTRRQMTTNSLERKRPSLSCNISPMNNSVNLPPMVPVTCNLVQTVGPVIHPSQTVTTGINQQSVFAPNNKTTNESATTDS comes from the exons ATGATGGTGGAGCGTGTCGAGGACCATCTCTTCATGTATCGACGTCCCGTTTACCGAGTCTTCCAGTACCTCGAAACCACCGA CCATGAGGGGATGAGCACTGGCGTAGGAGATGGAGCTGGAGGCGGCGGTGGCGTGCAGGGAAGCGGCGGCGGAAGAAACACGCCGCCCCATGGATCGCCCACCCCCATGGACAAGGCGACTCTAAAGGTCCATCTGCCTAACG GTGGTTTCAACGTTGTTAAGTTCGGTGATGCGATCGATGTGAGGGGCATCATCTCTTTAGTAACTAGTCGATTATCAGTTGGAACTAGACACTATAGGAACCTTTACGCCATGAGACTGCATCACCCTGGATCGGGGGAGAGTTACTGGTTGCATCAAGACACAACCATGTATCAG GTTCAAGAAAAGTACGAGAAAAAACATCCTCACTGCGAGTGGAGGTACGAACTGAGGGTACGATACTTGCCACAGAACCTGAATGATTTATATGAAAAGGATAAAGTGACCTTCTACTATTACTACGATCAG GTTCGAAACGATTATCTCTGCGCAAACCACGCAGCTCTTGATCAGGATGTGGCGGTACAACTATGTTGTCTTGAGATTCGCTACTTCTTCAAAGACATGCCACAGGTCGCGCTCGACAAAAAGAGCAATCTCGAGTACCTAGAGAGAGAG GTCGGTCTACACAAGTTCTTACCGCGGTCCGTGTTGAATGGAATGAAACCAAAGGCACTACGCAAGTTAATACAGCAGCATTTCAAAAAAGTTGCAGCATTGTCTGAGCTGGAATGCATGTTCAAATTCTTCGATCTCTTGCGCGCGCATTACAGATTCGATCAGGAAAGATTTATATGCGCTTTGGGG TCCAGCTGGTCTATACCTGTAGAACTAGTTATTGGACCAGATTTAGGCATATCTTACATGGCTCACAGAGGAGGAACGGTG CCAACGAGAATGGCAGAGTTCTCTCAAATACAATCTATTCAAACGCTGGTATCGGACTGTAAAGAACATGCAAAAGCGTGTATTAAATTAAGAGTAGCTGGAGCAGCAGAAACGCTTAGTATAACTTGCTCGAGTCTAGATCAAGCGGAAAGTCTTGCGGATTTAATCGATGGGTACTGTAGGCTAATTACTGGAAGCAATACCTCGTTATGGAACAGAAAAG CTGCATCGTGGAAAAATTATCCCTGTCCATGCAAAG ATGCTCATCCACCAAAGTACAGACAAGAGGGATCCAATAGTCCTGAGAAAAACGTAAGCAAAACGGGAACAATTTTATCAGAGGACTACGCAGAAATCGTGGACGAAGAAGGAGACTATTCAACGCCAGCTA cTAGAGATTATGAGATAGTCAGGAATCAAGTGGAACTAGGTGAAATCATTGGAGAGGGCCAGTTTGGCAATGTACATAAAGGTTCTTATAAAGGACGGGACAATCAAGTAATACCTGTAGCAGTTAAAACCTGTAAAGTCGATGCAGATCTTGCAACTTCGGAAAAATTTCTCGAAGAAGcct atataATGCAACAATTCGAACATCCTCATATCATAAGACTAATAGGAGTATGTTCCGAAGCGCCGATTTGGTTGGTGATGGAATTGGCCAAATTAGGAGAGATGCGAGCTTATCTACAATCGAACAAACACCGTTTGGACCTCGCCACTCTTCTACTTTACACCTTTCAATTGAGCACTGCCTTATCGTATCTTGAGAGCAAGAAATTTGTACACAg agaTATTGCTGCAAGAAATGTACTAGTCTCTGCACACAATTCCGTAAAATTAGCAGACTTTGGTCTTAGTAGATGGGTAGAAGATCAAAGTTATTATACAGCTAGTAGATGTAAATTACCTATTAAATGGATGGCACCGGAGAGTATTAATTTTCGAAGATTTACAACGTCGTCTGACGTTTGGATGTTTG GTGTATGCATGTgggaaattttaatgttagGTGTAAAACCGTTCCAAGGtgtaaaaaataacgaagtgATTCGTAAATTAGAGAACGGAGAAAGACTTGCGTTACCGAATCATTGTCCTCCGCGATTATATTCTTTGATGTCTCAGTGCTGGAGTTATGAACCCAGTAAACGTCCGACGTTTAAAGAAATCAGAGAAACGTTACA tgaaattttattggaagAAAAACATCAGCAACAAGAAACGATGAGACGAGAGAACAGAAGAGTGCAAGCTATGTCTTGGG GTGCAGACGATGTACCACCACCTAAACCTTCGAGGCAACCGCAAAACACAACAGATCAATCTCAGCTAACCGCTGCAGCGCCAGTTTCGACATATATCGTGGCACAAAGCCCCGAGGTTCTTGCACAACTTCTCAAGGATAATCAAACTAGGGGGGTATGTCCCTCCGTCTACACAACACCCGCTTCGCCTTTCAATACCTTAGCCGTACAATTTCAAGACGAAGAGCAAGTCTTAACTACCGCCTTAGTTTCAGATCTACCCTTTTTCGATTCAGCCACCTCAGAACCTTCTGCCTCCCACGATACTCATTCAGGAGATTCCACTTTGTCCGACACTAATTTAGATTCCCTTGATTCCTCGGACACTCCTCTCATGTCGAGCCTTAATATTTCAGACGCGACACAAGCTCAGTCCCCCGCTGCCAATAGAAAGCAGCAGAAGGTTAAAGAGATGCAAAATTTGTACGCGGTTAGTTCAAAAGTCGTTGGTAGCATTACTGGAGATTTGTATTCTCCCGTGCAAAAATTCACAACGTCCAATGCTATTCCTGCTACAACTAGCGTAGCCACTTGTGGCGAAATATACGGGCCTGTCGCTAATTTCACGCAAAGTTCTGCCATCGTTGGTAATCTTAGTCAGAGCCCCAGCGTAGGTGGTAATTTTGGTGAAAATCCTGGAAACTTTGGGCCTAGTAGTTTAAATAGTATCGTAGGATTGAACAATCAAAATCACTCGTCAAATTTTGGCCAATTTTCTGTTAATAACACGAATCAAACATTCGGTGTTGCTCAACCGGTAAGCCAAAATTCTAGTTGCATACAAAATCCTGTCACTGCCGTCGCGTATCCTCGTGTATCGATTGTTAGTTCGACCAGTGCTGTTGTTCCTGGGTCAAATACGGAATGTTTGTACGGACCGGTACTGAAATTTCGAGCGCAAAACATTCAAAATCAAAATGTCTCTGATTTGAAACCCGTAAACGTATCGGTTGGATCTGCCATACCAAATTCGAGAAGCAATTTAGCACACACTTCGGCTCCAGGACAAAATCTACAAGCACAGCCGATGCACGCCCAGAATTATCAGCATCAGCAAATCTATTCGAACATTAGCCATCCAGGAACGCAACCAATGTACATGTCACAGTCACAGAACGTGCAAAACATCCAAAAACAAAATCCCATTCATCAACCCGTTTCTTACATCCCAACACAACATACGAATCAGCAAAATCAAGCGACAGGTGCTAACCCAATTTACACGGCACAAACGGCTTCAGTTACGGTGGTGCAAGCTCAGAAGATTCAGGGCCCCGTATACGTACAACAAATTCAAGCTGGGATTGCGAGTCACGTACCGAGCGCTCAAGCAATGAATCAGCAATTGTCTTTTGAAATAGCACAAAGTCATCCCGTTCAAATGCATTTCGCCACATCAGGTGGCTCAGTTCAACCCACTAGCCAGCAACACATGCATCCAAGCACATCTAACATTGTAATGGGGCAACAATCGACTTCTGTTATCGCCACGCAGCATGCTCCGACACAATGCAACGTATCAAATCTGTCAGCAACCATAGCGAACGCGACACAGTATTTACAGCAACCAGTGATGCAGGCGGGAATCATAAGATCAAGCACTCCTCAGATAGCAACTGGTGTTGCAAAAATTACTACATTCGTAAACCAAAAACAAGACGAACAACTGACAAGCTCGACAGATGGTACACTCTCTGGATCACTGATATCTTCCGCTGTCAGTGATAGCACAATGTCATCGAGCAGCTCGATGACAGAGGAGGCACAGCAAGATCAG AGAGCCATACAATCACAGTTCGATAACATTGCAGAAAATTTCAACAGTGGAATTGACgatgaacaaaaattattagaacaaCGACTTTTGGAACAACAACGCCAGTCGGAAGAAGATAGTCGTTGGTTGGCAAGGGAAGAG AAACGTCTGTCCATTGCGACAAGTGGAGACGAAAGCGCGAGTCCACCAATTCCCCGTTCAGTTACGCAATCACCAAATCATGAACAACATAGTGCTAATACCGGTTCTATAGGTTCCGATAAAAGTAccgaaaaaataattgtagtgaag aaaatggAACCAACACCAACTGCTGATCTAGATAGAACGAACGATAAGGTATATGATTGTACCACCAGTGTAGTTCGTGCTGTGATGTCTTTATCTCAAG GTGTCCAACAAAGCAAAGCTGACCAATATTTGGAATTAGTACGTAAAGTGGGTATCGAATTGAAGGCCTTACTTTCATCTGTAGATGTTCTGATGGACATATTACCTACATCTGCTCATCGAGAAGTAGAAATGGCGCATAAAGTTCTTAGTAAGGATATGGCAGAACTTGTAGCTGCCATGAAGCAAGCTCAGAAATACAGTGCTACTACTTTGGATGCAGAATACCGAAA AGGAATGCTATCAGCAGCACATATTTTAGCAATGGACGCAAAAAATCTTTTAGATGTAATTGATTCGATACGCATTCGATATCCATACGTAGAAGGCCAAATTTGCCAAAAGCAAAATCATATTAGTACTTCACAAGAATCAATGCCAGAAAGTCGTATTCGTTCGAGTCAATCTGGAGAACATTTCTTAAGAAGAAGTCAGTCGAGTGAACGTCAAGGTACAACATTCAGACAGAGTCAAAGCGGTGATCTTCTACATAGAATGGGACAATCCGTTGATCGTTCGTTGCAG GGTAGCCAAACTGATGTTAGCAGTAGTTCTAGTTTAGAAAGAAGGCATCATATCGTCACTAACAGTCTCGAACGTAATTcaacaacaaggagacaaatgacCACAAATAgcttagaaagaaaaagaccaTCGTTATCTTGTAATATCAGCCCTATGAATAATTCGGTTAATCTGCCACCAATGGTACCAGTTACCTGTAATTTAGTCCAAACAGTTGGACCTGTCATTCATCCAAGTCAAACAGTTACAACAGGTATTAATCAACAGTCAGTGTTTGCACCTAATAATAAAACGACAAATGAAAGTGCAACAACTGATAGCTAA
- the LOC122566658 gene encoding uncharacterized protein LOC122566658 isoform X2 gives MLELVERKANGISWPSCRGQNLESLGKDPKGIFFLRRDRACPREKRWRRENGGLLCSLGQLRCNDSYTPDTVGTWKFHRVSRPSHEGMSTGVGDGAGGGGGVQGSGGGRNTPPHGSPTPMDKATLKVHLPNGGFNVVKFGDAIDVRGIISLVTSRLSVGTRHYRNLYAMRLHHPGSGESYWLHQDTTMYQVQEKYEKKHPHCEWRYELRVRYLPQNLNDLYEKDKVTFYYYYDQVRNDYLCANHAALDQDVAVQLCCLEIRYFFKDMPQVALDKKSNLEYLEREVGLHKFLPRSVLNGMKPKALRKLIQQHFKKVAALSELECMFKFFDLLRAHYRFDQERFICALGSSWSIPVELVIGPDLGISYMAHRGGTVPTRMAEFSQIQSIQTLVSDCKEHAKACIKLRVAGAAETLSITCSSLDQAESLADLIDGYCRLITGSNTSLWNRKDAHPPKYRQEGSNSPEKNVSKTGTILSEDYAEIVDEEGDYSTPATRDYEIVRNQVELGEIIGEGQFGNVHKGSYKGRDNQVIPVAVKTCKVDADLATSEKFLEEAYIMQQFEHPHIIRLIGVCSEAPIWLVMELAKLGEMRAYLQSNKHRLDLATLLLYTFQLSTALSYLESKKFVHRDIAARNVLVSAHNSVKLADFGLSRWVEDQSYYTASRCKLPIKWMAPESINFRRFTTSSDVWMFGVCMWEILMLGVKPFQGVKNNEVIRKLENGERLALPNHCPPRLYSLMSQCWSYEPSKRPTFKEIRETLHEILLEEKHQQQETMRRENRRVQAMSWGADDVPPPKPSRQPQNTTDQSQLTAAAPVSTYIVAQSPEVLAQLLKDNQTRGVCPSVYTTPASPFNTLAVQFQDEEQVLTTALVSDLPFFDSATSEPSASHDTHSGDSTLSDTNLDSLDSSDTPLMSSLNISDATQAQSPAANRKQQKVKEMQNLYAVSSKVVGSITGDLYSPVQKFTTSNAIPATTSVATCGEIYGPVANFTQSSAIVGNLSQSPSVGGNFGENPGNFGPSSLNSIVGLNNQNHSSNFGQFSVNNTNQTFGVAQPVSQNSSCIQNPVTAVAYPRVSIVSSTSAVVPGSNTECLYGPVLKFRAQNIQNQNVSDLKPVNVSVGSAIPNSRSNLAHTSAPGQNLQAQPMHAQNYQHQQIYSNISHPGTQPMYMSQSQNVQNIQKQNPIHQPVSYIPTQHTNQQNQATGANPIYTAQTASVTVVQAQKIQGPVYVQQIQAGIASHVPSAQAMNQQLSFEIAQSHPVQMHFATSGGSVQPTSQQHMHPSTSNIVMGQQSTSVIATQHAPTQCNVSNLSATIANATQYLQQPVMQAGIIRSSTPQIATGVAKITTFVNQKQDEQLTSSTDGTLSGSLISSAVSDSTMSSSSSMTEEAQQDQRAIQSQFDNIAENFNSGIDDEQKLLEQRLLEQQRQSEEDSRWLAREEKRLSIATSGDESASPPIPRSVTQSPNHEQHSANTGSIGSDKSTEKIIVVKKMEPTPTADLDRTNDKVYDCTTSVVRAVMSLSQGVQQSKADQYLELVRKVGIELKALLSSVDVLMDILPTSAHREVEMAHKVLSKDMAELVAAMKQAQKYSATTLDAEYRKGMLSAAHILAMDAKNLLDVIDSIRIRYPYVEGQICQKQNHISTSQESMPESRIRSSQSGEHFLRRSQSSERQGTTFRQSQSGDLLHRMGQSVDRSLQGSQTDVSSSSSLERRHHIVTNSLERNSTTRRQMTTNSLERKRPSLSCNISPMNNSVNLPPMVPVTCNLVQTVGPVIHPSQTVTTGINQQSVFAPNNKTTNESATTDS, from the exons ATGCTGGAGCTGGTGGAACGCAAGGCCAACGGAATCTCGTGGCCGAGCTGCCGCGGCCAAAACTTGGAATCATTGGGCAAAGATCCCAAGGGGATTTTTTTTCTCCGGCGAGACAGAGCATGTCCTCGGGAAAAACGATGGAGAAGAGAGAACGGGGGTTTGCTATGCTCCCTGGGGCAATTGAGATGCAACGACTCCTACACACCTGACACCGTTGGCACGTGGAAATTTCACAGGGTGTCTCGTCCGAG CCATGAGGGGATGAGCACTGGCGTAGGAGATGGAGCTGGAGGCGGCGGTGGCGTGCAGGGAAGCGGCGGCGGAAGAAACACGCCGCCCCATGGATCGCCCACCCCCATGGACAAGGCGACTCTAAAGGTCCATCTGCCTAACG GTGGTTTCAACGTTGTTAAGTTCGGTGATGCGATCGATGTGAGGGGCATCATCTCTTTAGTAACTAGTCGATTATCAGTTGGAACTAGACACTATAGGAACCTTTACGCCATGAGACTGCATCACCCTGGATCGGGGGAGAGTTACTGGTTGCATCAAGACACAACCATGTATCAG GTTCAAGAAAAGTACGAGAAAAAACATCCTCACTGCGAGTGGAGGTACGAACTGAGGGTACGATACTTGCCACAGAACCTGAATGATTTATATGAAAAGGATAAAGTGACCTTCTACTATTACTACGATCAG GTTCGAAACGATTATCTCTGCGCAAACCACGCAGCTCTTGATCAGGATGTGGCGGTACAACTATGTTGTCTTGAGATTCGCTACTTCTTCAAAGACATGCCACAGGTCGCGCTCGACAAAAAGAGCAATCTCGAGTACCTAGAGAGAGAG GTCGGTCTACACAAGTTCTTACCGCGGTCCGTGTTGAATGGAATGAAACCAAAGGCACTACGCAAGTTAATACAGCAGCATTTCAAAAAAGTTGCAGCATTGTCTGAGCTGGAATGCATGTTCAAATTCTTCGATCTCTTGCGCGCGCATTACAGATTCGATCAGGAAAGATTTATATGCGCTTTGGGG TCCAGCTGGTCTATACCTGTAGAACTAGTTATTGGACCAGATTTAGGCATATCTTACATGGCTCACAGAGGAGGAACGGTG CCAACGAGAATGGCAGAGTTCTCTCAAATACAATCTATTCAAACGCTGGTATCGGACTGTAAAGAACATGCAAAAGCGTGTATTAAATTAAGAGTAGCTGGAGCAGCAGAAACGCTTAGTATAACTTGCTCGAGTCTAGATCAAGCGGAAAGTCTTGCGGATTTAATCGATGGGTACTGTAGGCTAATTACTGGAAGCAATACCTCGTTATGGAACAGAAAAG ATGCTCATCCACCAAAGTACAGACAAGAGGGATCCAATAGTCCTGAGAAAAACGTAAGCAAAACGGGAACAATTTTATCAGAGGACTACGCAGAAATCGTGGACGAAGAAGGAGACTATTCAACGCCAGCTA cTAGAGATTATGAGATAGTCAGGAATCAAGTGGAACTAGGTGAAATCATTGGAGAGGGCCAGTTTGGCAATGTACATAAAGGTTCTTATAAAGGACGGGACAATCAAGTAATACCTGTAGCAGTTAAAACCTGTAAAGTCGATGCAGATCTTGCAACTTCGGAAAAATTTCTCGAAGAAGcct atataATGCAACAATTCGAACATCCTCATATCATAAGACTAATAGGAGTATGTTCCGAAGCGCCGATTTGGTTGGTGATGGAATTGGCCAAATTAGGAGAGATGCGAGCTTATCTACAATCGAACAAACACCGTTTGGACCTCGCCACTCTTCTACTTTACACCTTTCAATTGAGCACTGCCTTATCGTATCTTGAGAGCAAGAAATTTGTACACAg agaTATTGCTGCAAGAAATGTACTAGTCTCTGCACACAATTCCGTAAAATTAGCAGACTTTGGTCTTAGTAGATGGGTAGAAGATCAAAGTTATTATACAGCTAGTAGATGTAAATTACCTATTAAATGGATGGCACCGGAGAGTATTAATTTTCGAAGATTTACAACGTCGTCTGACGTTTGGATGTTTG GTGTATGCATGTgggaaattttaatgttagGTGTAAAACCGTTCCAAGGtgtaaaaaataacgaagtgATTCGTAAATTAGAGAACGGAGAAAGACTTGCGTTACCGAATCATTGTCCTCCGCGATTATATTCTTTGATGTCTCAGTGCTGGAGTTATGAACCCAGTAAACGTCCGACGTTTAAAGAAATCAGAGAAACGTTACA tgaaattttattggaagAAAAACATCAGCAACAAGAAACGATGAGACGAGAGAACAGAAGAGTGCAAGCTATGTCTTGGG GTGCAGACGATGTACCACCACCTAAACCTTCGAGGCAACCGCAAAACACAACAGATCAATCTCAGCTAACCGCTGCAGCGCCAGTTTCGACATATATCGTGGCACAAAGCCCCGAGGTTCTTGCACAACTTCTCAAGGATAATCAAACTAGGGGGGTATGTCCCTCCGTCTACACAACACCCGCTTCGCCTTTCAATACCTTAGCCGTACAATTTCAAGACGAAGAGCAAGTCTTAACTACCGCCTTAGTTTCAGATCTACCCTTTTTCGATTCAGCCACCTCAGAACCTTCTGCCTCCCACGATACTCATTCAGGAGATTCCACTTTGTCCGACACTAATTTAGATTCCCTTGATTCCTCGGACACTCCTCTCATGTCGAGCCTTAATATTTCAGACGCGACACAAGCTCAGTCCCCCGCTGCCAATAGAAAGCAGCAGAAGGTTAAAGAGATGCAAAATTTGTACGCGGTTAGTTCAAAAGTCGTTGGTAGCATTACTGGAGATTTGTATTCTCCCGTGCAAAAATTCACAACGTCCAATGCTATTCCTGCTACAACTAGCGTAGCCACTTGTGGCGAAATATACGGGCCTGTCGCTAATTTCACGCAAAGTTCTGCCATCGTTGGTAATCTTAGTCAGAGCCCCAGCGTAGGTGGTAATTTTGGTGAAAATCCTGGAAACTTTGGGCCTAGTAGTTTAAATAGTATCGTAGGATTGAACAATCAAAATCACTCGTCAAATTTTGGCCAATTTTCTGTTAATAACACGAATCAAACATTCGGTGTTGCTCAACCGGTAAGCCAAAATTCTAGTTGCATACAAAATCCTGTCACTGCCGTCGCGTATCCTCGTGTATCGATTGTTAGTTCGACCAGTGCTGTTGTTCCTGGGTCAAATACGGAATGTTTGTACGGACCGGTACTGAAATTTCGAGCGCAAAACATTCAAAATCAAAATGTCTCTGATTTGAAACCCGTAAACGTATCGGTTGGATCTGCCATACCAAATTCGAGAAGCAATTTAGCACACACTTCGGCTCCAGGACAAAATCTACAAGCACAGCCGATGCACGCCCAGAATTATCAGCATCAGCAAATCTATTCGAACATTAGCCATCCAGGAACGCAACCAATGTACATGTCACAGTCACAGAACGTGCAAAACATCCAAAAACAAAATCCCATTCATCAACCCGTTTCTTACATCCCAACACAACATACGAATCAGCAAAATCAAGCGACAGGTGCTAACCCAATTTACACGGCACAAACGGCTTCAGTTACGGTGGTGCAAGCTCAGAAGATTCAGGGCCCCGTATACGTACAACAAATTCAAGCTGGGATTGCGAGTCACGTACCGAGCGCTCAAGCAATGAATCAGCAATTGTCTTTTGAAATAGCACAAAGTCATCCCGTTCAAATGCATTTCGCCACATCAGGTGGCTCAGTTCAACCCACTAGCCAGCAACACATGCATCCAAGCACATCTAACATTGTAATGGGGCAACAATCGACTTCTGTTATCGCCACGCAGCATGCTCCGACACAATGCAACGTATCAAATCTGTCAGCAACCATAGCGAACGCGACACAGTATTTACAGCAACCAGTGATGCAGGCGGGAATCATAAGATCAAGCACTCCTCAGATAGCAACTGGTGTTGCAAAAATTACTACATTCGTAAACCAAAAACAAGACGAACAACTGACAAGCTCGACAGATGGTACACTCTCTGGATCACTGATATCTTCCGCTGTCAGTGATAGCACAATGTCATCGAGCAGCTCGATGACAGAGGAGGCACAGCAAGATCAG AGAGCCATACAATCACAGTTCGATAACATTGCAGAAAATTTCAACAGTGGAATTGACgatgaacaaaaattattagaacaaCGACTTTTGGAACAACAACGCCAGTCGGAAGAAGATAGTCGTTGGTTGGCAAGGGAAGAG AAACGTCTGTCCATTGCGACAAGTGGAGACGAAAGCGCGAGTCCACCAATTCCCCGTTCAGTTACGCAATCACCAAATCATGAACAACATAGTGCTAATACCGGTTCTATAGGTTCCGATAAAAGTAccgaaaaaataattgtagtgaag aaaatggAACCAACACCAACTGCTGATCTAGATAGAACGAACGATAAGGTATATGATTGTACCACCAGTGTAGTTCGTGCTGTGATGTCTTTATCTCAAG GTGTCCAACAAAGCAAAGCTGACCAATATTTGGAATTAGTACGTAAAGTGGGTATCGAATTGAAGGCCTTACTTTCATCTGTAGATGTTCTGATGGACATATTACCTACATCTGCTCATCGAGAAGTAGAAATGGCGCATAAAGTTCTTAGTAAGGATATGGCAGAACTTGTAGCTGCCATGAAGCAAGCTCAGAAATACAGTGCTACTACTTTGGATGCAGAATACCGAAA AGGAATGCTATCAGCAGCACATATTTTAGCAATGGACGCAAAAAATCTTTTAGATGTAATTGATTCGATACGCATTCGATATCCATACGTAGAAGGCCAAATTTGCCAAAAGCAAAATCATATTAGTACTTCACAAGAATCAATGCCAGAAAGTCGTATTCGTTCGAGTCAATCTGGAGAACATTTCTTAAGAAGAAGTCAGTCGAGTGAACGTCAAGGTACAACATTCAGACAGAGTCAAAGCGGTGATCTTCTACATAGAATGGGACAATCCGTTGATCGTTCGTTGCAG GGTAGCCAAACTGATGTTAGCAGTAGTTCTAGTTTAGAAAGAAGGCATCATATCGTCACTAACAGTCTCGAACGTAATTcaacaacaaggagacaaatgacCACAAATAgcttagaaagaaaaagaccaTCGTTATCTTGTAATATCAGCCCTATGAATAATTCGGTTAATCTGCCACCAATGGTACCAGTTACCTGTAATTTAGTCCAAACAGTTGGACCTGTCATTCATCCAAGTCAAACAGTTACAACAGGTATTAATCAACAGTCAGTGTTTGCACCTAATAATAAAACGACAAATGAAAGTGCAACAACTGATAGCTAA